The genome window ATTCCAATATACCCCAACATGAAAGATGAACCgattttcattattgttttcCATTCTGGTATTATGAACGCAAGCGGTAAACATTTACAATACGCACTGTGCAAATAGAATCCTTTCACAGGAAAAGAGACAAGCTCCTAAAGAGATGGTGTGTTTAgatacattttgaatgatgagCCTGCTCATAGCTATTCCCTTTTAATGGTATAAGTTGCACTAGATGATTCTTatggttttgttgtttgtttgttttgtttttttgcacaGGATTCGACAACACGTGATCGAGTTCCGCCCATCGACGTCCTCTGGATTACGGGTCGTCAAGGGGGGGATTACTATTACTCCTTTGGTGGTTGCCATAGGTACGAGGCTTACAAACGATTGGGACTCGAAACTATTCCGTGTAAACTTTTCAAATCAAATGTCGCTGATTTGAGAACGTATCTGGGAGCGTCAACACCGGATCTTCTGTGACCAGAACTGAACGTGAAggatacacgtatatatatatatatatatatatatatatatatatatatatatatatatatattccactGATCCAAcattgaaaatggttttaattaGTTAGGCCTCTCTGGTTACGCTAACCTTGGCAAAACTTTCAttcttatttgttttgattgtgtGCGCGGATACGTTTGTGTGCACGGATACGTTTGATTTTCTTATACGCCAGTCAAGAGATCCACCAACACCAACATTTACAGAGAAGCTTTGAGAGACAGGCGGCCGCATAAAGGTTACTGCGACAAATGATAACTAGCTCCAACCAGTTCCACGTGAATATGTATGTGAATGCCGACATACTTCGTGTCAGTTCGCAGTCCCGAAAAACAGTATCTGGGTCTTACCTCTCCTGTTTCAGGATGTGATGAAGACGCCCTACACAAACACAGTATACTTGTAACAGATCGACCAGTAATTACGTGCAATTTATCCCAAACTCTTATGAAGCAAAATACCAAATACTAGAGGTGGTTGAACAGACGCCGTTACCACTGTGCTAACATTGTGAATGGGATTGAACGGTTGATCTTACCACTGCCCTATTATTGTGGTCGGGATTGAACGGACGCTCTTAGCACGGTGTTAACACTGTGATATGTGATTGAACGGACGCTCTAGCACGGTGCTAACACTGTGATATGTGATTGAACGGACGCTCTTAGCACGGTGCTAACGCTGTGATATGTGATTGAACGGACGCTCTTAGCACGGTGCTAACACTGTGATATGTGATTGAACGGACGCTCTTAGCACGGTGCTAACACTGTGATATGTGATTGAACGGACGCTCTTAGCACGGTGCTAACACTGTGATATGTGATTGAACGGACGCTCTTCGCACGGTGCCAACACTGTGATATGTGATTGAACGGGCGCACTTACCACTTTGCTAACATTGTGATCGGGCTTGAACAGACGCTCTTATCACTGTGATGACATTTTGATCGTGATTGAGCGCACGCTCTTAGCACGGTGCTAACACTGTGATATGTGATTGAACGGACGCTCTTAGCACGGTGCTAACACTGTGATATGTGATGGAACGGACGCTCTTATCACTGTGCTAACATTGTGATCGTGATTGAACGGGCGCTGTTATCACTGTGCTAACATTGCGAGCGTGATTGAACGTGCATTCTTATCACTGTGCTGACGTTGTGGTCGGGATTGAACGGGCGCTGTTATCACTGTGCTAACATTGTGATCGTGATTGAACGGGCGCTGTTATCActgttgttatgtatgactatttaacattttcatgtactgttagtctgcggacctttgtgttaagcataacaggccctgttatatgtgtacagcgcggaccggatcgaaagcaccttgttcaatgcttcgtttatttcattggctgttaattctgtgtttaagaatagttgaatccacctggaacgtatataagccgtgttttctgtgcagagaggaggtatttttgctgcatccactgggagccaggagagtgtgcgacgctctcgtatcgagtccattatattgatatgagctgatgatgccagtttcgtttgggaggacagatttttatgccggcaccgtttgtgtaccacagttgtactgatgtctggtttaagtgaatttctgcggaagtcacgtttattggtgttcggatctttattatgattatacagtgttgactgtgtaatttgtttaacacactgacctcacctgaccgacaaggtcgtcacggactctaaactgaagttttcagttttgcaaaggacgtttgttctgccacaaggtgacattactctacgcctctgaacggctcgtttgtgagtttctgcaggagctgtgactgttctaaagtggactatacctccatgcctggatttaccctgtgttgtgcgggtgtgacgtcattcaaaggcttgactgttccagttggacacagacccccattacaacttccgtttttcagtagggatgattgtagttctgtgaattttagggtataaagtctttttttgctcccaggcgtccatttttggtgcacaggtgcatgcttggtattaaaatgctggaaactgtctaaactttgaggaggtatgagctttattgatgaaagtttgaaattctgggcgagaggacacaaggtgtgaggtagtgatgaggctgcgagtgacgtccccttggcgttgctaggcacgcctcccagctgccggcatggaaaggtccagattttgacggtcaacctatgtcaagatttttatggcttctttctcacaggctgggccaggtatgcaccaaagcttaatggccacggaatgtttgggactgagctacagcgctagacgttaacattgtcgcttatgaaaaattaatgggggtccgaggcctgtactgacgaagtcaccaaaatgtgaaaaatgtcactatgcgcttagatttcgcagcagcctgataatttttggtgggtatgtctgtgatgtgttttgcattgattgggcCGTTtcatagcttcttggggctatttacattttgaaaatatccattttgatgaaaaatcggtaaaatgctgttcagcgtagggtagcatgtgtataggcatcctgaaatgaacaacatgcaacgttctagtattcctacgcttgaaaatggagacgttcagagcagaaattgctgcaaaaattgaaagtttcagtgtttatagtgaaaacggagcctgtcgagtgtggactggaccattgacgagggatggtcgatatggtcttgcctcctacaaagaccccgtcacacatcgatggaagaagaaacacatcagtagacttgtttatatggccagacaggggctgtcacatttagatcccaagcttgattgttcacacgtgtgccacaacacacgctgtgtaaatgtggaccacataagcttggaaccgcattgtgttaacaataacaggcagcgctgctgtctcggccatgggcagtatgcaaggtgcatgttgcatttaagactgagcaggttggtttcccctcattaaaaataataaataacagattgttttagattttgctcaatttctgttatcattttttaatttctttcataagcaacaacagcagtgacaaattatatacaaaattggcggttacaaatatctagtgtatgtgtgatctgtttaggtgttgtccagttgtcccttggcatagtcagttttttcttctggatttgaaagcctgtactcaatgtgctctcgaagttttctggctgtattgcggagtgatctccccttaactgtctgtcgcttcttataaaccttgtggtactggttcaccctttcaatctgttgtactgttctcTCGCTgctaggtgaaatactggcgccgacagcttggagtttggcagctgtggacttgtcctggccattgttaagtctgtggattgtggacgccgcccttccctccatatttctgctgtagtttacattcttgggcaaggagacgctgagtgatctgttgacagcttcgcacttttgagtgctggtgttcatccggagactggtgacggctgtctcgctcaacctcatgtgcagtacttcggtcaatagtttcctgtcgttgtcatccatgttaaaagggcagagtttactggtggataaaaacagggacctctcccaccagctgctggtttcccctccggagcaaaccacactgttcctgcggcatttggaacagtccccaccgtaacacctgaccgttgcatccacaaccctgggtgggcaagtttttattttcctcatgtcaccaatgcGCTCAGAcgtaagttgaga of Liolophura sinensis isolate JHLJ2023 chromosome 13, CUHK_Ljap_v2, whole genome shotgun sequence contains these proteins:
- the LOC135480807 gene encoding sulfiredoxin-1-like; its protein translation is MGNVRKYDRDLTIQAGHIAEVHNVPMRVLIRPIPSVLDEEKVRSLMNTIMDSTTRDRVPPIDVLWITGRQGGDYYYSFGGCHRYEAYKRLGLETIPCKLFKSNVADLRTYLGASTPDLL